Part of the Strigops habroptila isolate Jane chromosome 22, bStrHab1.2.pri, whole genome shotgun sequence genome, GGAGGCTTTGGTGGCTACGGAGGCTATGGGGGCTTCGGATATGGAGGCTGGGGCCGAGGCCTTGTGTCCTTCGGTGccagctgtgggagctgctAAGCCCCCCCTGGGTCCGGCCTCAGACAACAGAGAGCTCCAGGAAAACCCCTGGCACATCCCAGCATGATGATGCCCAAAGGAAGAACATCCATTCAGCACTGCTGGGATCCAGTGCATGGGCGTCTCGTGCCTGCTTGTGGGCCAACACTTCCTTCCGCCTGCCCTGCTTCAGCATCCCTGACACTTTTTTTGCCCCCTGATAACAGAGACCCAATCTGGGTGCCTTCTCCTGTGGTCAGCTTGACGCTCTTTGTAGTTCTGCCCACAGCCATAAGACTTGGGCTGGCCTTGGTGCAGGCTCTGTACTTTTTCCAGCTTCTTCTCCCCCTTAAATTCCAATAAAAGTTGTGCTGCATCGCAATGTTgtcccttccttttttctgattctttcttctttgccacTTGCCTCAAACCTCTGAGCACGTTCGTATGTGCTGCTTGAATCTCCCACGGTAGTGCCCTGGTAGCATGTAGACTGCTGCTCCATGAGTTCCAACTACTGATGACCTTCAGACTCGGTGTCGTAGAGGACATCGCACTGAGCTTCCTTACGTGTCCCTCCAGCAGGAAACACAATACCTTCCCAAAGCCAACTTGCAAGATATGAAAATGCTTTAAGGGTCCTCTGGAAGTTCTTCCAAATCCTGTGCAAAACCAGCATTCTGACATTACCTCATTTTTGTTGGCTTGGTATTGGTTATTTTGGGAGGTCCACGGAAAAGTAGAGTAATAACTGCATGTATCAGCCATGTCCCTATGCCCAACTGATCGCCGGTGCGAGTGGGAAAGTGTGTGATTGATAGATACTGGCAAATGCTCCCAAGTTACCTCTCAGAGTCATGATTTGTCCCCAGGTATCTTAGTCACATGAACCATAAAGATCTTTGAGCGAGATGTTGCACTGCTAATCCTCCGAAtgtccctcccttccccaggtGTCTTCTTATTGTTGTATCCTGTCACTGCACAGTGGTATTGTGCAATTCTGGACAAAGCCATCAGGAAGGGCGATGTGGCAGCATGTTTATCATTGCTCGGTACCCAGGAAAAGAGGGGTCATCCATCCTTGCATCTAAACAAGTTCCCTGCACTTTCTCTCAGCCATCAGCTATGTCCTGGCTCACGTGGTGTTGCATGTGTATCTACTGAGCGTACCATGGTAGAAGGAGGTTTTGGTGATCCTGCAGTGGCTGGATGCTTTGGGAGGTGTGTGGCAGTGTGGGCTACACTGTGGGCTTGCATATGAGGAAGGGCAAGAAAAGGTCCAGCAAAGTCTATTCCAGGGCATGGGGCTGTTGAAGTTCTGCTGTCATTCCTGGGCAGAGCCATGTCTGCAGGCTGAAGGTGGGTAACACTGGGAATGGACAAGAAAAGCTTATGCTTCACCAGTGGGGGGAGATGAGGCCATAAGTGCACCAAGGATCCTtgggagacagaaaaaaactgGAGGTGAATATGGTGAAAGGTTGCAGGAATGTGGAGGTGATGGAGGCAATGGGTATGGGGAGGTGCTGGGGATTGATGACACTCTTCCCTTTTGAACTGTCTTCTCCCAAGTGACTCTGAGGTGGGCCTTTGCTGTTGAGATAGCTGTCTTGGTATGCCGATCCCAGAAGAGATGGGGATGCAGGCACCCCTTCGGAATAGCCAGAGTGTGCAGCAAACCCACTGCTGGTCCCAACAGTTCTTCTTGGGCTGCACAATACAGGAGACAAAGGcagtgagaagaaaagggagTGAAAGAAGGATAAGCTGTGGTCCCTCCAGGTGAGCATGGTCCCTGCTCTGGACAGCCCTCCTGTAGCAAGATGTGATTTCTgagggaaagcaggaggaagccaGGCACCCTCCAAAGGTCTCCATCAGAAGGCCATGGGTGGGAGCTGTTTGGGAAACTCATAGAAAGCCTTACTGCCACTTTGGATACTGTGTATGAAGGAAGAATCAAATAAAACTAAGTGTCAACACTGTGATGAAACACAGTGTCTACTGAAGATTTAGGGGGGAATGAGTTGGGAGAAGCGCAAAGACCTGGCCAAGAGCAGCCCATGCCTGCAGACAGTGGGCAGAGTAAAAAAGAGCATCAGCACTGCCAGAAGAGCAGGTGCCCAGTCTGTGTCTCTTTCATTAGCGGGCAATGAATCTTGAAGGGATGCtcaagcagggcaggaggaaggcaaagCTGGGAAACAGGCATGAGGCATTCAAGCTCTGGATCTAGGCAGTGTTGAAGGGATGTTCTTCCTTTGGGCATCATCATGTTGTGATATGCCAGGGGCTTTCCTGGAGCTCTTTGTCGCCTGTAGCCAGCACCAGATGGGGCTTAGCAGCTCACATACCAAGCACTGAAGGACATGAGGCCTTGGCACAGCCACCATATAGGCAGCCCCTAAGATGCTGAAGACTCTATAGCCACAAAGGCCTCTATAGTGCCCGTAGCCCCAAGAGCCTCCATAACCACCACGGCCTCCAAAACTGCTGCCATAGCCACCGGCAATGGCGGGGACTCACGTTGAGCCCACAGCgctgtgctgcaggaaggagctgaggatgggcTTGGTGGTGGTATCAGCCAGCGGGCACGGGGCGGCCACCCCACACGAAGGGACACACAGGCTGGAGCACGACATTCTTCTCTTTGGGAGGACAAGCTGCAAGACAAGTCGGAGTTACGATGCAGTACAAGGCCTGAAACCAAATCCCTCCTCACTCTCTTGCACTTGTTACCTCTGCTCCAGGACATTCTCTGGATCATCTCAGGCAGTCAGAGCAAAGTCCCATTCCACAGTGGACCTGCTGCTGGAAACCCCTTGCTCTCCCCCATGCTCCCTGGGCCTGACTGCCTcataggaaagaagaaaagccccCTCATCAAATGAAGATGGGAAATGGGTGAGATCCAAAGGGACCGGAGTGCATCAGTATTACCTACAGATCTTATGTGCAAGTTTAAGTTCCCAGCCTTTCCCTGGCTCTGAGAGAGTACCATAACATGCTAACTATTCACGGTGAAAGGGAGCTGAGGAAGACAgagctgaggaaggaaagaaggacGTAAGTCTTGGACTTACCAGAATGATCAGGAGAGTCGAGTGGAAGAAGCTAGATAGGGAGCGGTGAAGCCCTCAGCTCTTTTATACATGTCCCAGACAGCCTGGGGCAGTGGCCAGCATCAGCCACAGAAGCCCCAGCTAATGATGAAATCACTTGGTGAAGCCTCATGAAACAAAGTGAATCCATCCTCCTTGGGGAGAGTAGCGAGCAAACGTGCCCTGGAGAGCAAACAGGGAATGAGAGGGAGAGACCATGACGCGCCatgacatgaaagaaaaggcGATGCTGTAGCTCACCTCATGGCACCAATAAACCCCGATCGATCCCTAATCCTCCCACTTTGCTCATGCGCTGGAGCCTCGGGCACCTTGCAGAAGTGCTTTGCAATCCTGGGTACAGCATTCACGCCTGCATTACCTCTCTTTTACAAGGTGGCCAATAGAGGTACTGGGAGGTTGGGTGAAGGGAGACGCCATTCCACATGCTTGGAATGGGTCCCAAAGGGCCACCATCTTCCAATGCACTTGTGGGGAAACAGGTCAGGAGCATCCCTTAGCCATCTCTATGATCTTGCTTATCAGGGTGTGATTGAGGACTGTGATTGACAGCAATGGAAAGAGTATGAGCTGCATTTGGTGTGTGAGGCAAGACCCACATGTTGGGAGCTCAGCACTGACGTGTTTGGGGAGCAGCGAGATCCAGCAGCAGGGTCACGTATGAGAGGGAGATGTGCACGGaggggcaggagagcaggaaaggaACCAGGACTCTGCAGCTTCCTCGGCCATGTGTCTGTGAGCTTGGTCCTCCTCGAGCCCTCTCTGAAGGGACTCGATTCGTCAGCTGGACATTGAGGGCTGCGACACGAGAGGCTGGTGAGCACCCACAGAGAGCCAGGGTGCACGTGGCCACGTTCCCTGCGAGCACAGGCACTctgggcactgctggctcacTCAGCGAcggggctgctgctgagggcGGCATGGTCAGGCACAGCAATCTTCTGACAGGTGCCTGTGCCTCTTCCACGTAGACAAAGTGGGGGATTAGTGCCAGTTGTGTGTTTATTGGAGCTGCAATGTCAGCTACAGCAGCGCCTTGACTGGCATGAACTGTGCCATGCCATACCCCATCACCCATATGCACTCCAGGGCATGTTTGCATACCACTGAATGCAGTAAAGAGGGACAAGAGTTACTTGTTTAATTATGTGTGTCATGAAGTTTATCCACCGGGTTCCATGAGTCCTTGGGCATTCTGCCCACACCCCGCGGCCGACGCCCCGGGCAGTCTGGGACATGTATAAGAGAGCTGAAGGCTTTGCAGCCTCTATCCAGATTCCTGCGTTTGACTCTCCTGATCAAACAGGTAAGTGCAGCACTTGGGAGCCTCTTGCAgatctctccctgcctcccttgATAGGGTTTCTTGCCCTCACACTTGCCTAACCTCTGGTGCATTTTCCAGGACTCCGTGACCACCTGAAAGATGTCTTGCTCCAGCCTGTGTGCCCCTTCGTGTGGGGTGGCCGCCCCGTACCCGCTGGCTGACACCACCAACGAGCCCTGCGTGCGTCAGTGCCAGAGCTCCTCGGTGGTGATCCAGCCCCCGGCCACGGTGGTCACCTTCCCCGgacccatcctcagctccttcccacagcacagcgTAGTGGGCTCAGCAGGAGTCCCCACCATTGCCGGGGGCTACGGCGGCAGTTTTGGAGGCCGTGGTGGTTATGGAGGCTCTGGGGGCTACGGGGGCTATGGAGGCCTTGGTGGCTTTGGTGGCTACGGAGGCTTCGGCGGCTGCGGAGGATTTGGTGGCTGGGGCCGAGGCCTCCTGTCCTTCGGTGgcagctgtgggagctgctAAGCCCCACCTGGTGTCGGCCACAGACGACAGAGAGCTCCAGGAATGCCCCTGGCATATCCCAACATGATGATGCCCAGTGGAAGAACATCCCTTCATCACTGCCTAGATCCAGAGCTTGGGTGCGTCATGCCTGCTtgtttcccagctctgccttcctcttgCCCTGCTTGAGCACTCCTGCAAGACTCATTGCCCCCTGACAACGGAGACCTGCACTGAGAGCCTGCTCCTCCCGTattgttgctgttctttgttGCTCTGCCCACTGCCTGGAGACGTGGGCTGCCCTTGGCTGGGGCCCTGATCTTGTCCCAACTCCTTACCCCCCTTGAACGGCAATAAAAGCTGTGTTGCATCGTACCATCGACCTGTGGTTTTGCTTGATCGTTTCTTCTTTCCACGTGTCCTAAACGTCTAGACATGTTGTCCTGCTCTGTTTGAATCTCCCATGCTGTGTCCTTGGAGCATTTGGGCAGTGTGCTCAGTGCGTTCTGACTGATGATCGTCGCAGATGGGTCTTGTAGAGCACTACCCAGTGCGCTCTCTCTGGTCTCTCTCCAGCAATAAACACAACATCCCCAATGCCCTCTTGGAAGAAGCGGAGGAGCCATAGGGGTCTGGTGGCAGATGTCCCAAATCCTCTGCAAGACCAGCATGCTGCCGTTGCCTCCTCTTGTTGCCTTGGTCTAGGTCAGATTGGGAGGTCCAGGCAAATGGAGAGAAGATCTCAGTATGCACAGTGGCCCTGCCACGTGCTGGACATGTCGCGGCGCCCCAGTAGAGGTTGGGACCAGTATGAAGGGGTGTAAGAGATGAAGACAAGTCTTCTCAAGTGTCCTCTCCAAGCCATGATTTGTCCCCGCGTTTCCAAGTCGTATGAAGCATAAAGCTCTTTGAGCAAGAGGTTGCACTGCTGACGCTGACGAGGTCCCTCCCTTCCGCACGTAACTTCTCGTCGTGTGATTCCAGCACTGCACTTTGGTCTTACACAGAGACAGTTGCTGCCAAAGCCATCGGGAAAGGCAATGCGGCAGCAGNNNNNNNNNNNNNNNNNNNNNNNNNNNNNNNNNNNNNNNNNNNNNNNNNNNNNNNNNNNNNNNNNNNNNNNNNNNNNNNNNNNNNNNNNNNNNNNNNNNNNNNNNNNNNNNNNNNNNNNNNNNNNNNNNNNNNNNNNNNNNNNNNNNNNNNNNNNNNNNNNNNNNNNNNNNNNNNNNNNNNNNNNNNNNNNNNNNNNNNNNNNNNNNNNNNNNNNNNNNNNNNNNNNNNNNNNNNNNNNNNNNNNNNNNNNNNNNNNNNNNNNNNNNNNNNNNNNNNNNNNNNNNNNNNNNNNNNNNNNNNNNNNNNNNNNNNNNNNNNNNNNNNNNNNNNNNNNNNNNNNNNNNNNNNNNNNNNNNNNNNNNNNNNNNNNNNNNNNNNNNNNNNNNNNNNNNNNNNNNNNNNNNNNNNNNNNNNNNNNNNNNNNNNNNNNNNNNNNNNNNNNNNNNNNNNNNNNNNNNNNNNNNNNNNNNNNNNNNNNNNNNNNNNNNNNNNNNNNNNNNNNNNNNNNNNNNNNNNNNNNNNNNNNNNNNNNNNNNNNNNNNNNNNNNNNNNNNNNNNNNNNNNNNNNNNNNNNNNNNNNNNNNNNNNNNNNNNNNNNNNNNNNNNNNNNNNNNNNNNNNNNNNNNNNNNNNNNNNNNNNNNNNNNNNNNNNNNNNNNNNNNNNNNNNNNNNNNNNNNNNNNNNNNNNNNNNNNNNNNNNNNNNNNNNNNNNNNNNNNNNNNNNNNNNNNNNNNNNNNNNNNNNNNNNNNNNNNNNNNNNNNNNNNNNNNNNNNNNNNNNNNNNNNNNNNNNNNNNNNNNNNNNNNNNNNNNNNNNNNNNNNNNNNNNNNNNNNNNNNNNNNNNNNNNNNNNNNNNNNNNNNNNNNNNNNNNNNNNNNNNNNNNNNNNNNNNNNNNNNNNNNNNNNNNNNNNNNNNNNNNNNNNNNNNNNNNNNNNNNNNNNNNNNNNNNNNNNNNNNNNNNNNNNNNNNNNNNNNNNNNNNNNNNNNNNNNNNNNNNNNNNNNNNNNNNNNNNNNNNNNNNNNNNNNNNNNNNNNNNNNNNNNNNNNNNNNNNNNNNNNNNNNNNNNNNNNNNNNNNNNNNNNNNNNNNNNNNNNNNNNNNNNNNNNNNNNNNNNNNNNNNNNNNNNNNNNNNNNNNNNNNNNNNNNNNNNNNNNNNNNNNNNNNNNNNNNNNNNNNNNNNNNNNNNNNNNNNNNNNNNNNNNNNNNNNNNNNNNNNNNNNNNNNNNNNNNNNNNNNNNNNNNNNNNNNNNNNNNNNNNNNNNNNNNNNNNNNNNNNNNNNNNNNNNNNNNNNNNNNNNNNNNNNNNNNNNNNNNNNNNNNNNNNNNNNNNNNNNNNNNNNNNNNNNNNNNNNNNNNNNNNNNNNNNNNNNNNNNNNNNNNNNNNNNNNNNNNNNNNNNNNNNNNNNNNNNNNNNNNNNNNNNNNNNNNNNNNNNNNNNNNNNNNNNNNNNNNNNNNNNNNNNNNNNNNNNNNNNNNNNNNNNNNNNNNNNNNNNNNNNNNNNNNNNNNNNNNNNNNNNNNNNNNNNNNNNNNNNNNNNNNNNNNNNNNNNNNNNNNNNNNNNNNNNNNNNNNNNNNNNNNNNNNNNNNNNNNNNNNNNNNNNNNNNNNNNNNNNNNNNNNNNNNNNNNNNNNNNNNNNNNNNNNNNNNNNNNNNNNNNNNNNNNNNNNNNNNNNNNNNNNNNNNNNNNNNNNNNNNNNNNNNNNNNNNNNNNNNNNNNNNNNNNNNNNNNNNNNNNNNNNNNNNNNNNNNNNNNNNNNNNNNNNNNNNNNNNNNNNNNNNNNNNNNNNNNNNNNNNNNNNNNNNNNNNNNNNNNNNNNNNNNNNNNNNNNNNNNNNNNNNNNNNNNNNNNNNNNNNNNNNNNNNNNNNNNNNNNNNNNNNNNNNNNNNNNNNNNNNNNNNNNNNNNNNNNNNNNNNNNNNNNNNNNNNNNNNNNNNNNNNNNNNNNNNNNNNNNNNNNNNNNNNNNNNNNNNNNNNNNNNNNNNNNNNNNNNNNNNNNNNNNNNNNNNNNNNNNNNNNNNNNNNNNNNNNNNNNNNNNNNNNNNNNNNNNNNNNNNNNNNNNNNNNNNNNNNNNNNNNNNNNNNNNNNNNNNNNNNNNNNNNNNNNNNNNNNNNNNNNNNNNNNNNNNNNNNNNNNNNNNNNNNNNNNNNNNNNNNNNNNNNNNNNNNNNNNNNNNNNNNNNNNNNNNNNNNNNNNNNNNNNNNNNNNNNNNNNNNNNNNNNNNNNNNNNNNNNNNNNNNNNNNNNNNNNNNNNNNNNNNNNNNNNNNNNNNNNNNNNNNNNNNNNNNNNNNNNNNNNNNNNNNNNNNNNNNNNNNNNNNNNNNNNNNNNNNNNNNNNNNNNNNNNNNNNNNNNNNNNNNNNNNNNNNNNNNNNNNNNNNNNNNNNNNNNNNNNNNNNNNNNNNNNNNNNNNNNNNNNNNNNNNNNNNNNNNNNNNNNNNNNNNNNNNNNNNNNNNNNNNNNNNNNNNNNNNNNNNNNNNNNNNNNNNNNNNNNNNNNNNNNNNNNNNNNNNNNNNNNNNNNNNNNNNNNNNNNNNNNNNNNNNNNNNNNNNNNNNNNNNNNNNNNNNNNNNNNNNNNNNNNNNNNNNNNNNNNNNNNNNNNNNNNNNNNNNNNNNNNNNNNNNNNNNNNNNNNNNNNNNNNNNNNNNNNNNNNNNNNNNNNNNNNNNNNNNNNNNNNNNNNNNNNNNNNNNNNNNNNNNNNNNNNNNNNNNNNNNNNNNNNNNNNNNNNNNNNNNNNNNNNNNNNNNNNNNNNNNNNNNNNNNNNNNNNNNNNNNNNNNNNNNNNNNNNNNNNNNNNNNNNNNNNNNNNNNNNNNNNNNNNNNNNNNNNNNNNNNNNNNNNNNNNNNNNNNNNNNNNNNNNNNNNNNNNNNNNNNNNNNNNNNNNNNNNNNNNNNNNNNNNNNNNNNNNNNNNNNNNNNNNNNNNNNNNNNNNNNNNNNNNNNNNNNNNNNNNNNNNNNNNNNNNNNNNNNNNNNNNNNNNNNNNNNNNNNNNNNNNNNNNNNNNNNNNNNNNNNNNNNNNNNNNNNNNNNNNNNNNNNNNNNNNNNNNNNNNNNNNNNNNNNNNNNNNNNNNNNNNNNNNNNNNNNNNNNNNNNNNNNNNNNNNNNNNNNNNNNNNNNNNNNNNNNNNNNNNNNNNNNNNNNNNNNNNNNNNNNNNNNNNNNNNNNNNNNNNNNNNNNNNNNNNNNNNNNNNNNNNNNNNNNNNNNNNNNNNNNNNNNNNNNNNNNNNNNNNNNNNNNNNNNNNNNNNNNNNNNNNNNNNNNNNNNNNNNNNNNNNNNNNNNNNNNNNNNNNNNNNNNNNNNNNNNNNNNNNNNNNNNNNNNNNNNNNNNNNNNNNNNNNNNNNNNNNNNNNNNNNNNNNNNNNNNNNNNNNNNNNNNNNNNNNNNNNNNNNNNNNNNNNNNNNNNNNNNNNNNNNNNNNNNNNNNNNNNNNNNNNNNNNNNNNNNNNNNNNNNNNNNNNNNNNNNNNNNNNNNNNNNNNNNNNNNNNNNNNNNNNNNNNNNNNNNNNNNNNNNNNNNNNNNNNNNNNNNNNNNNNNNNNNNNNNNNNNNNNNNNNNNNNNNNNNNNNNNNNNNNNNNNNNNNNNNNNNNNNNNNNNNNNNNNNNNNNNNNNNNNNNNNNNNNNNNNNNNNNNNNNNNNNNNNNNNNNNNNNNNNNNNNNNNNNNNNNNNNNNNNNNNNNNNNNNNNNNNNNNNNNNNNNNNNNNNNNNNNNNNNNNNNNNNNNNNNNNNNNNNNNNNNNNNNNNNNNNNNNNNNNNNNNNNNNNNNNNNNNNNNNNNNNNNNNNNNNNNNNNNNNNNNNNNNNNNNNNNNNNNNNNNNNNNNNNNNNNNNNNNNNNNNNNNNNNNNNNNNNNNNNNNNNNNNNNNNNNNNNNNNNNNNNNNNNNNNNNNNNNNNNNNNNNNNNNNNNNNNNNNNNNNNNNNNNNNNNNNNNNNNNNNNNNNNNNNNNNNNNNNNNNNNNNNNNNNNNNNNNNNNNNNNNNNNNNNNNNNNNNNNNNNNNNNNNNNNNNNNNNNNNNNNNNNNNNNNNNNNNNNNNNNNNNNNNNNNNNNNNNNNNNNNNNNNNNNNNNNNNNNNNNNNNNNNNNNNNNNNNNNNNNNNNNNNNNNNNNNNNNNNNNNNNNNNNNNNNNNNNNNNNNNNNNNNNNNNNNNNNNNNNNNNNNNNNNNNNNNNNNNNNNNNNNNNNNNNNNNNNNNNNNNNNNNNNNNNNNNNNNNNNNNNNNNNNNNNNNNNNNNNNNNNNNNNNNNNNNNNNNNNNNNNNNNNNNNNNNNNNNNNNNNNNNNNNNNNNNNNNNNNNNNNNNNNNNNNNNNNNNNNNNNNNNNNNNNNNNNNNNNNNNNNNNNNNNNNNNNNNNNNNNNNNNNNNNNNNNNNNNNNNNNNNNNNNNNNNNNNNNNNNNNNNNNNNNNNNNNNNNNNNNNNNNNNNNNNNNNNNNNNNNNNNNNNNNNNNNNNNNNNNNNNNNNNNNNNNNNNNNNNNNNNNNNNNNNNNNNNNNNNNNNNNNNNNNNNNNNNNNNNNNNNNNNNNNNNNNNNNNNNNNNNNNNNNNNNNNNNNNNNNNNNNNNNNNNNNNNNNNNNNNNNNNNNNNNNNNNNNNNNNNNNNNNNNNNNNNNNNNNNNNNNNNNNNNNNNNNNNNNNNNNNNNNNNNNNNNNNNNNNNNNNNNNNNNNNNNNNNNNNNNNNNNNNNNNNNNNNNNNNNNNNNNNNNNNNNNNNNNNNNNNNNNNNNNNNNNNNNNNNNNNNNNNNNNNNNNNNNNNNNNNNNNNNNNNNNNNNNNNNNNNNNNNNNNNNNNNNNNNNNNNNNNNNNNNNNNNNNNNNNNNNNNNNNNNNNNNNNNNNNNNNNNNNNNNNNNNNNNNNNNNNNNNNNNNNNNNNNNNNNNNNNNNNNNNNNNNNNNNNNNNNNNNNNNNNNNNNNNNNNNNNNNNNNNNNNNNNNNNNNNNNNNNNNNNNNNNNNNNNNNNNNNNNNNNNNNNNNNNNNNNNNNNNNNNNNNNNNNNNNNNNNNNNNNNNNNNNNNNNNNNNNNNNNNNNNNNNNNNNNNNNNNNNNNNNNNNNNNNNNNNNNNNNNNNNNNNNNNNNNNNNNNNNNNNNNNNNNNNNNNNNNNNNNNNNNNNNNNNNNNNNNNNNNNNNNNNNNNNNNNNNNNNNNNNNNNNNNNNNNNNNNNNNNNNNNNNNNNNNNNNNNNNNNNNNNNNNNNNNNNNNNNNNNNNNNNNNNNNNNNNNNNNNNNNNNNNNNNNNNNNNNNNNNNNNNNNNNNNNNNNNNNNNNNNNNNNNNNNNNNNNNNNNNNNNNNNNNNNNNNNNNNNNNNNNNNNNNNNNNNNNNNNNNNNNNNNNNNNNNNNNNNNNNNNNNNNNNNNNNNNNNNNNNNNNNNNNNNNNNNNNNNNNNNNNNNNNNNNNNNNNNNNNNNNNNNNNNNNNNNNNNNNNNNNNNNNNNNNNNNNNNNNNNNNNNNNNNNNNNNNNNNNNNNNNNNNNNNNNNNNNNNNNNNNNNNNNNNNNNNNNNNNNNNNNNNNNNNNNNNNNNNNNNNNNNNNNNNNNNNNNNNNNNNNNNNNNNNNNNNNNNNNNNNNNNNNNNNNNNNNNNNNNNNNNNNNNNNNNNNNNNNNNNNNNNNNNNNNNNNNNNNNNNNNNNNNNNNNNNNNNNNNNNNNNNNNNNNNNNNNNNNNNNNNNNNNNNNNNNNNNNNNNNNNNNNNNNNNNNNNNNNNNNNNNNNNNNNNNNNNNNNNNNNNNNNNNNNNNNNNNNNNNNNNNNNNNNNNNNNNNNNNNNNNNNNNNNNNNNNNNNNNNNNNNNNNNNNNNNNNNNNNNNNNNNNNNNNNNNNNNNNNNNNNNNNNNNNNNNNNNNNNNNNNNNNNNNNNNNNNNNNNNNNNNNNNNNNNNNNNNNNNNNNNNNNNNNNNNNNNNNNNNNNNNNNNNNNNNNNNNNNNNNNNNNNNNNNNNNNNNNNNNNNNNNNNNNNNNNNNNNNNNNNNNNNNNNNNNNNNNNNNNNNNNNNNNNNNNNNNNNNNNNNNNNNNNNNNNNNNNNNNNNNNNNNNNNNNNNNNNNNNNNNNNNNNNNNNNNNNNNNNNNNNNNNNNNNNNNNNNNNNNNNNNNNNNNNNNNNNNNNNNNNNNNNNNNNNNNNNNNNNNNNNNNNNNNNNNNNNNNNNNNNNNNNNNNNNNNNNNNNNNNNNNNNNNNNNNNNNNNNNNNNNNNNNNNNNNNNNNNNNNNNNNNNNNNNNNNNNNNNNNNNNNNNNNNNNNNNNNNNNNNNNNNNNNNNNNNNNNNNNNNNNNNNNNNNNNNNNNNNNNNNNNNNNNNNNNNNNNNNNNNNNNNNNNNNNNNNNNNNNNNNNNNNNNNNNNNNNNNNNNNNNNNNNNNNNNNNNNNNNNNNNNNNNNNNNNNNNNNNNNNNNNNNNNNNNNNNNNNNNNNNNNNNNNNNNNNNNNNNNNNNNNNNNNNNNNNNNNNNNNNNNNNNNNNNNNNNNNNNNNNNNNNNNNNNNNNNNNNNNNNNNNNNNNNNNNNNNNNNNNNNNNNNNNNNNNNNNNNNNNNNNNNNNNNNNNNNNNNNNNNNNNNNNNNNNNNNNNNNNNNNNNNNNNNNNNNNNNNNNNNNNNNNNNNNNNNNNNNNNNNNNNNNNNNNNNNNNNNNNNNNNNNNNNNNNNNNNNNNNNNNNNNNNNNNNNNNNNNNNNNNNNNNNNNNNNNNNNNNNNNNNNNNNNNNNNNNNNNNNNNNNNNNNNNNNNNNNNNNNNNNNNNNNNNNNNNNNNNNNNNNNNNNNNNNNNNNNNNNNNNNNNNNNNNNNNN contains:
- the LOC115602738 gene encoding claw keratin-like, translating into MSCSSLCAPSCGVAAPYPLADTTNEPCVRQCQSSSVVIQPPATVVTFPGPILSSFPQHSVVGSAGVPTIAGGYGGSFGGRGGYGGSGGYGGYGGLGGFGGYGGFGGCGGFGGWGRGLLSFGGSCGSC